The following coding sequences lie in one Musa acuminata AAA Group cultivar baxijiao chromosome BXJ3-1, Cavendish_Baxijiao_AAA, whole genome shotgun sequence genomic window:
- the LOC103978599 gene encoding peroxidase 57 — MAALSLVLLLLAHAPTIVVSLQVHYYRNSCPRAEIIVKQVVQKHFLQDPSVPAGLLRLHFHDCFVRGCDASVLLDSTADNVAEKTAAPNLTLRTFDVIDDAKAELEKVCSRVVSCADVLALAARDGVALSGGAAYALPTGRRDGAVSMASDVRLPSPYFSIQAAEAAFRNISLDLVDLTTLLGAHGVGFCHCGFVIDRLYNFQATGLSDPRIDPAMLATLKQQCPPEVVLPSNVTKDPKIFLNQATTSPPFVLDTSFYHGLLNGKAVLQLDQDLAFTDVTSRLAARFVSNPKRFIHQFSKSMIKLGSVGVLTGGEGEIRLNCRKVNSRT; from the exons ATGGCAGCGCTCTCCTTGGTTCTCCTCCTTTTAGCTCATGCTCCAACCATCGTCGTCTCCCTGCAAGTCCACTACTACAGGAATTCTTGCCCCAGAGCAGAGATCATCGTTAAGCAAGTGGTCCAGAAGCACTTCCTGCAGGACCCATCTGTTCCTGCTGGCCTCCTCCGCCTCCATTTCCATGATTGCTTCGTTAGA GGATGCGATGCCTCTGTTCTCCTCGACAGCACCGCCGACAACGTGGCCGAGAAGACAGCGGCTCCCAACCTGACACTGAGGACCTTCGACGTGATCGACGACGCCAAGGCCGAACTGGAGAAGGTGTGCAGCCGAGTGGTGTCGTGCGCTGACGTGCTGGCGCTCGCTGCTAGAGATGGTGTGGCGTTGTCGGGCGGAGCAGCCTACGCTCTTCCCACCGGGAGGAGGGATGGCGCTGTCTCTATGGCTTCCGACGTCCGTTTGCCGAGTCCCTACTTCTCCATCCAAGCCGCCGAAGCTGCTTTCCGAAACATCAGTCTAGATTTGGTGGATCTCACTACGTTATTAG GTGCTCATGGTGTTGGATTCTGCCACTGCGGGTTCGTGATCGACCGACTCTACAACTTCCAGGCCACGGGCTTATCTGACCCCAGAATCGATCCCGCCATGCTCGCCACCCTCAAGCAGCAATGCCCGCCCGAAGTCGTGCTACCCAGCAACGTCACCAAGGACCCAAAGATCTTCTTGAACCAAGCAACCACATCGCCGCCCTTCGTCCTCGACACCTCCTTCTACCACGGCTTGCTCAACGGGAAGGCAGTGCTGCAGTTAGACCAAGACTTGGCTTTCACCGACGTCACCAGCAGGTTGGCCGCGCGGTTCGTGAGCAACCCAAAGCGATTCATTCATCAGTTCTCCAAGTCGATGATCAAACTCGGATCCGTGGGAGTGTTGACAGGCGGAGAAGGAGAGATTAGGTTGAACTGTCGAAAGGTAAATAGTAGGACATGA
- the LOC135582520 gene encoding peroxidase 56-like isoform X2 has protein sequence MSSFLFQVAMLSSLLCSSNGHGLKMEFYKQSCPQAETIVRTTVDSFFSHDPTVSAPLLRLHFHDCFVRGCDGSVLLNSTRKNLAEKDAKPNLTLDGFYVIDAAKAALEESCPATVSCADILALAARDAVSLAAGLGKGIAMTNQSLYQVETGRRDGFVSRASEAEAHLPSSYANISALKANFGSKRLTARDLAVLSGAHAIGNSHCFSFDKRLKRYHGKGGIDPTLDPHYAIKLISKCRPGNGTTTEMVPGSSTTFDTKYYELVAKRRGLFHSDAALLHDKVTRDYVFSRLKSPESSFFADFGSAMVKMGKVGVLTGKAGEIRKNCALVNR, from the exons GCTTCTTATTTCAAGTAGCAATGTTGAGCTCCCTTCTATGCTCAAGCAATGGCCATGGCCTCAAGATGGAGTTCTACAAGCAGTCCTGCCCTCAAGCCGAGACGATCGTTCGCACAACAGTGGACAGCTTCTTCTCCCACGACCCGACTGTGTCCGCTCCACTCCTCAGACTGCACTTCCATGATTGTTTCGTGAGG GGATGCGATGGATCGGTGCTGCTGAACTCCACCAGGAAGAACTTGGCGGAGAAGGACGCGAAGCCAAACCTAACACTCGATGGCTTCTACGTGATCGATGCGGCCAAAGCAGCATTAGAGGAATCATGCCCTGCCACGGTCTCCTGTGCAGATATCCTCGCCCTTGCAGCCAGAGATGCAGTGTCCTTG GCTGCAGGTCTCGGGAAGGGGATCGCCATGACGAATCAAAGCCTTTATCAGGTCGAGACCGGACGAAGAGACGGGTTTGTATCGAGAGCCTCCGAGGCAGAAGCTCATCTGCCATCTTCTTATGCCAATATCTCTGCGCTCAAGGCAAATTTTGGTTCCAAGAGACTCACCGCCCGAGACCTGGCAGTCTTATCAG GAGCTCATGCCATAGGGAACTCGCATTGCTTCTCGTTCGACAAGAGGCTGAAGCGCTACCATGGAAAAGGAGGGATCGACCCGACCTTGGATCCACACTATGCCATCAAGCTGATAAGCAAATGCAGGCCGGGCAACGGCACGACCACCGAGATGGTGCCTGGAAGCTCGACGACGTTCGACACCAAGTACTACGAGCTGGTGGCCAAGAGAAGGGGGCTGTTCCACTCGGACGCTGCTCTGCTCCATGACAAGGTGACCAGAGACTACGTCTTCTCCAGGCTCAAGTCACCTGAGTCCAGTTTCTTTGCTGATTTCGGATCAGCCATGGTGAAGATGGGGAAGGTTGGAGTGCTCACAGGCAAAGCAGGGGAGATCAGGAAGAACTGTGCTCTGGTCAACCGCTAG
- the LOC135629724 gene encoding uncharacterized protein LOC135629724 has protein sequence MIRWPRTRVLNSAQSRPFPPPIQRCRRVSVRCFSSLPRLSPSVRVYIGFHNPSHLPSAKLLPPFSSPSRSRRRSLPPPMEPADDSSVVSETSSAEDYVHVSEPAADEPAPNPNLAAQTVLDSGILSEASSGGGSGGGEGSAEEGAAEGKKVLPEDLAKGVLFLQCESSAEGGSCDVYLVGTAHVSQESCKEVQAIISYLKPQVVFLELCSSRVAILTPQNLQVPTVSEMIDMWKKKKMNTFGILYSWFLAKVAHKLEVFPGSEFRVAFEEAMSYGGKVILGDRPVQITLRRTWGKMTLWHRAKFLYYILFQTIFLPSSDDLNKMLKEMDDVDMLTLFIQEMSKAFPTLMETLLHERDMYMSSTLLKVAREHSSVVAVVGKGHLSGIKKNWEQPIEIKRLLEVPTQSVGPSRTKILASVGVALTGVATAVYLLGRR, from the exons ATGATACGCTGGCCGCGGACTCGCGTCCTCAACTCGGCCCAGTCGCGCCCTTTTCCCCCACCGATCCAACGGTGCCGCCGAGTCTCCGTCCGGtgcttctcctccctccctcgcCTCTCCCCATCCGTCCGTGTATATATAGGTTTCCATAACCCTTCCCATCTCCCCTCTGCGAAGCTTCTTCCCCCTTTCTCCTCCCCTTCCCGTTCCCGGCGCCGCTCTCTGCCGCCTCCGATGGAGCCCGCCGATGATTCCTCGGTTGTGTCCGAGACCTCTTCCGCAGAAGACTACGTCCACGTTTCGGAACCCGCCGCCGACGAGCCGGCTCCTAACCCTAACCTTGCGGCGCAAACCGTACTCGATTCTGGCATCCTTTCCGAGGCTTCGAGTGGTGGAGGATCAGGAGGCGGCGAGGGGTCTGCGGAAGAAGGGGCAGCGGAGGGGAAGAAGGTTTTGCCGGAGGATCTGGCGAAGGGCGTGCTGTTCTTGCAGTGCGAGTCGTCGGCTGAGGGGGGATCCTGTGATGTGTACCTTGTCGGGACGGCCCATGTATCTCAG GAGTCTTGCAAAGAAGTTCAGGCCATCATCAGTTACTTGAAACCTCAG GTTGTTTTTCTGGAGCTGTGCTCAAGCAGGGTTGCCATTTTGACTCCTCAGAATCTTCAG GTTCCCACTGTGAGTGAAATGATTGACAtgtggaagaaaaagaagatgaatacCTTTGGGATTCTCTATAGCTGGTTTCTTGCCAAG GTTGCTCACAAGCTTGAAGTGTTCCCTGGCTCTGAATTTCGAGTAGCATTTGAAGAAGCAATGAGTTATGGAGGCAAAGTGATACTGGGTGACCGTCCTGTTCAG attactttacgAAGAACATGGGGGAAGATGACACTGTGGCATAGAGCAAAATTCTTGTACTATATACTCTTCCAAACAATCTTTTTACCTAGTTCTGATGATCTGAATAAGATG ttgaagGAAATGGATGATGTTGATATGTTGACCCTCTTCATTCAAGAGATGAGCAAGGCATTCCCTACTCTGATGGAGACACTTCTTCATGAGCGTGATAT GTACATGTCATCGACATTATTGAAGGTTGCAAGAGAACATTCTTCAGTTGTTGCAGTTGTTGGCAAAGGGCATTTATCTGGAATAAAGAAGAACTGGGAACAGCCCATAGAG ATAAAGCGTCTGCTGGAGGTTCCTACACAAAGTGTCGGTCCATCAAGAACAAAAATTTTAGCATCTGTTGGCGTCGCGCTGACTGGGGTTGCTACTGCTGTCTACCTTCTGGGCAGGAGGTGA
- the LOC135582520 gene encoding peroxidase 56-like isoform X1, which produces MTTSVEHQYKEMTVDTASLPPKMAGNPIAGFLFQVAMLSSLLCSSNGHGLKMEFYKQSCPQAETIVRTTVDSFFSHDPTVSAPLLRLHFHDCFVRGCDGSVLLNSTRKNLAEKDAKPNLTLDGFYVIDAAKAALEESCPATVSCADILALAARDAVSLAAGLGKGIAMTNQSLYQVETGRRDGFVSRASEAEAHLPSSYANISALKANFGSKRLTARDLAVLSGAHAIGNSHCFSFDKRLKRYHGKGGIDPTLDPHYAIKLISKCRPGNGTTTEMVPGSSTTFDTKYYELVAKRRGLFHSDAALLHDKVTRDYVFSRLKSPESSFFADFGSAMVKMGKVGVLTGKAGEIRKNCALVNR; this is translated from the exons GACTGTTGATACAGCTTCTTTACCACCCAAGATGGCTGGGAATCCTATTGCAGGCTTCTTATTTCAAGTAGCAATGTTGAGCTCCCTTCTATGCTCAAGCAATGGCCATGGCCTCAAGATGGAGTTCTACAAGCAGTCCTGCCCTCAAGCCGAGACGATCGTTCGCACAACAGTGGACAGCTTCTTCTCCCACGACCCGACTGTGTCCGCTCCACTCCTCAGACTGCACTTCCATGATTGTTTCGTGAGG GGATGCGATGGATCGGTGCTGCTGAACTCCACCAGGAAGAACTTGGCGGAGAAGGACGCGAAGCCAAACCTAACACTCGATGGCTTCTACGTGATCGATGCGGCCAAAGCAGCATTAGAGGAATCATGCCCTGCCACGGTCTCCTGTGCAGATATCCTCGCCCTTGCAGCCAGAGATGCAGTGTCCTTG GCTGCAGGTCTCGGGAAGGGGATCGCCATGACGAATCAAAGCCTTTATCAGGTCGAGACCGGACGAAGAGACGGGTTTGTATCGAGAGCCTCCGAGGCAGAAGCTCATCTGCCATCTTCTTATGCCAATATCTCTGCGCTCAAGGCAAATTTTGGTTCCAAGAGACTCACCGCCCGAGACCTGGCAGTCTTATCAG GAGCTCATGCCATAGGGAACTCGCATTGCTTCTCGTTCGACAAGAGGCTGAAGCGCTACCATGGAAAAGGAGGGATCGACCCGACCTTGGATCCACACTATGCCATCAAGCTGATAAGCAAATGCAGGCCGGGCAACGGCACGACCACCGAGATGGTGCCTGGAAGCTCGACGACGTTCGACACCAAGTACTACGAGCTGGTGGCCAAGAGAAGGGGGCTGTTCCACTCGGACGCTGCTCTGCTCCATGACAAGGTGACCAGAGACTACGTCTTCTCCAGGCTCAAGTCACCTGAGTCCAGTTTCTTTGCTGATTTCGGATCAGCCATGGTGAAGATGGGGAAGGTTGGAGTGCTCACAGGCAAAGCAGGGGAGATCAGGAAGAACTGTGCTCTGGTCAACCGCTAG